The following coding sequences are from one Lolium rigidum isolate FL_2022 chromosome 6, APGP_CSIRO_Lrig_0.1, whole genome shotgun sequence window:
- the LOC124666723 gene encoding uncharacterized protein LOC124666723 isoform X1 — protein MVGLITFLSCQPLTDEVYFASTKETSEKIKAKNKVTMLQAKNKVTMLQARSSIFMIFSLIVLFREMGHVWIEEVKKLAYWQYINFKQQGRSKMDIRLGLYSGIASAMLSHARRYTGGIHRGQSDPWQGVNTSDLAISLPSRADTSILCCGYII, from the exons ATGGTTGGTTTAATTACTTTCTTG AGTTGTCAGCCGCTAACGGACGAAGTATATTTTGCAAGTACAAAGGAAACTTCGGAGAAGATCAAG GCCAAGAACAAAGTGACCATGTTGCAGGCCAAGAACAAAGTGACCATGTTGCAGGCAAGGTCATCTATATTCATG ATTTTTTCCTTGATAGTTCTGTTTCGAGAGATGGGGCATGTATGGATTGAGGAGGTCAAGAAGTTGGCATATTGGCAATATATTAATTTCAAGCAACAAGGGAGATCCAAAATG GATATCCGCCTTGGGCTCTACTCTGGGATCGCGTCTGCAATGTTGAGCCACGCCCGGAGGTACACTGGTGGCATTCACCGTGGTCAGTCTGACCCCTGGCAAGGTGTCAACACTAGCGATCTCGCCATCTCTCTACCATCCCGAG CAGATACTTCTATTTTGTGTTGCGGCTATATTATATGA
- the LOC124663332 gene encoding 60S ribosomal protein L6-like — MHHINRPNYCSVCISARRHSPSSPSAPPSGPLPPPFRSRPPPLPARTTTTVTRRSSYHCRGLFAIKAKNGGAFPKAAKPAAAAEPKFYPADDVKLRTVSTRKPKPTKLRSTITPGTVLILLARRYMGKRVVFLKPLKSGLLLITGKSLLPSALQLLSLIPCILAQ; from the exons ATGCaccacataaatagacccaattatTGCTCGGTCTGTATATCTGCCCGTAGGCATTCGCCCTCCTCCCCTTCCGCACCCCCATCCGGCCCCCTCCCTCCTCCCTTCCGCAgccgccctcctcccctccctgcgCGGACGACGACAACGGTGACCAGGAGGAGCTCCTACCACTGCCGCGGCCTCTTTGCCATCAAGGCCAAGAATGGCGGAGCCTTCCCCAAGGCCGCGAagcctgccgccgccgctgagCCCAAGTTCTACCCCGCCGATGATGTCAAGCTGCGCACCGTCAGCACCCGCAAGCCGAAGCCCACCAAGCTcag GTCTACCATCACGCCCGGGACGGTGCTGATCCTGCTCGCTAGGAGGTACATGGGGAAGCGCGTGGTGTTCCTCAAGCCGCTCAAGTCTGGCCTGCTCCTCATCACTGGTAAATCGCTGCTGCCTTCGGCACTGCAGTTGCTTTCCTTGATACCTTGTATTCTAGCTCAGTAG
- the LOC124666723 gene encoding uncharacterized protein LOC124666723 isoform X3, with translation MDGWFNYFLELSAANGRSIFCKYKGNFGEDQGQEQSDHVAGQEQSDHVAGKVIYIHVLFREMGHVWIEEVKKLAYWQYINFKQQGRSKMDIRLGLYSGIASAMLSHARRYTGGIHRGQSDPWQGVNTSDLAISLPSRADTSILCCGYII, from the exons ATGGATGGTTGGTTTAATTACTTTCTTG AGTTGTCAGCCGCTAACGGACGAAGTATATTTTGCAAGTACAAAGGAAACTTCGGAGAAGATCAAG GCCAAGAACAAAGTGACCATGTTGCAGGCCAAGAACAAAGTGACCATGTTGCAGGCAAGGTCATCTATATTCATG TTCTGTTTCGAGAGATGGGGCATGTATGGATTGAGGAGGTCAAGAAGTTGGCATATTGGCAATATATTAATTTCAAGCAACAAGGGAGATCCAAAATG GATATCCGCCTTGGGCTCTACTCTGGGATCGCGTCTGCAATGTTGAGCCACGCCCGGAGGTACACTGGTGGCATTCACCGTGGTCAGTCTGACCCCTGGCAAGGTGTCAACACTAGCGATCTCGCCATCTCTCTACCATCCCGAG CAGATACTTCTATTTTGTGTTGCGGCTATATTATATGA
- the LOC124666723 gene encoding uncharacterized protein LOC124666723 isoform X2: MVGLITFLSCQPLTDEVYFASTKETSEKIKAKNKVTMLQAKNKVTMLQARSSIFMIFSLIVLFREMGHVWIEEVKKLAYWQYINFKQQGRSKMDIRLGLYSGIASAMLSHARRYTGGIHRGQSDPWQGVNTSDLAISLPSRDTSILCCGYII; the protein is encoded by the exons ATGGTTGGTTTAATTACTTTCTTG AGTTGTCAGCCGCTAACGGACGAAGTATATTTTGCAAGTACAAAGGAAACTTCGGAGAAGATCAAG GCCAAGAACAAAGTGACCATGTTGCAGGCCAAGAACAAAGTGACCATGTTGCAGGCAAGGTCATCTATATTCATG ATTTTTTCCTTGATAGTTCTGTTTCGAGAGATGGGGCATGTATGGATTGAGGAGGTCAAGAAGTTGGCATATTGGCAATATATTAATTTCAAGCAACAAGGGAGATCCAAAATG GATATCCGCCTTGGGCTCTACTCTGGGATCGCGTCTGCAATGTTGAGCCACGCCCGGAGGTACACTGGTGGCATTCACCGTGGTCAGTCTGACCCCTGGCAAGGTGTCAACACTAGCGATCTCGCCATCTCTCTACCATCCCGAG ATACTTCTATTTTGTGTTGCGGCTATATTATATGA
- the LOC124666723 gene encoding uncharacterized protein LOC124666723 isoform X4 — protein MYKGNFGEDQGQEQSDHVAGQEQSDHVAGKVIYIHVLFREMGHVWIEEVKKLAYWQYINFKQQGRSKMDIRLGLYSGIASAMLSHARRYTGGIHRGQSDPWQGVNTSDLAISLPSRADTSILCCGYII, from the exons ATG TACAAAGGAAACTTCGGAGAAGATCAAG GCCAAGAACAAAGTGACCATGTTGCAGGCCAAGAACAAAGTGACCATGTTGCAGGCAAGGTCATCTATATTCATG TTCTGTTTCGAGAGATGGGGCATGTATGGATTGAGGAGGTCAAGAAGTTGGCATATTGGCAATATATTAATTTCAAGCAACAAGGGAGATCCAAAATG GATATCCGCCTTGGGCTCTACTCTGGGATCGCGTCTGCAATGTTGAGCCACGCCCGGAGGTACACTGGTGGCATTCACCGTGGTCAGTCTGACCCCTGGCAAGGTGTCAACACTAGCGATCTCGCCATCTCTCTACCATCCCGAG CAGATACTTCTATTTTGTGTTGCGGCTATATTATATGA